DNA from Trichomycterus rosablanca isolate fTriRos1 chromosome 23, fTriRos1.hap1, whole genome shotgun sequence:
ATCCCTGGGTCACATATACTGGACCTGGTAAAAAGCATCACTGCCCCACACAGGGTTAGTGATGATCGTAGACCACAGGGCTGGGGTGAGTTTCTAGAGGCTTTTGCTGTTTTAAACATACCTCTTTCTACAATACCAAACAAATATGTCAGACAAAAaattaatttgttaaaaaataaaacgtcTGCTGATTATGCAACGCCGTTGAGCGACGTATCACCTGTTAAGACTGTCGAAACCCCCAGATTATTTGTCTCACCCGCTCTAGATGGCTGTAATTGGTTaaacttttaattttctttttaaatgttgtatattattgctgtgtatattgtttacatgtttatgtaaatattctTTTTCACAATGTTTGAAAAACAATAATTTGTTGTTTACTGTTGTTACAttgtgtatatttgtaaataaatgagtcaaagttaaaaatatttgcattgtttgttttttatttaacaacttTTACATTACACACAGAGAATAATATGTTATACAATAAACATCTCTCCTTTTTGAACATGTTGTATACAATTAAACAATCTGTTTTTACAAATACATGGATACATGTGTTTCACAAAAGTTGACAccattttgtcattttttactAAATCAAAACCATATTTGGACATCACTTCTTCATAACGGTACCCTTTAACCATGTGGTAtagaaaaaacacacagtgtTGCCCGCATGTGCTTGATGTGATGGCTTGTACTTGTCTGTTAGAATAATATTGTGTTATGCACGAGGTTTTAAGAAAATCACTAATCAGTTTAGAAAACATTTCATAGTCTGGAGCGTTTCCAAAACTGTCAAAAAAATACCCAACACGATCTTCGTTTATGTATACGGCTAACCAGTGTTCGCCAGGAAGatcagatgtgtgtgtattaataatcGTCATTGTTGGTAATTTCCTTATAACATTTGTAGGTAATTGGTCGCATGCTAACACACCGAGAAAATGTGTATTGACGGTCACTTTATCCATGACAGCTGTCAGTTCTAAAGTATTCATCAGTAAAAATCCACCAAAACTTGTCTTCGGTTAGACACTTCGATGATACTATCAAAAACGGCGTACACAATCAAATTTACAGTATGTGGTAGTGGTTGTCTGAAACGGGCCTCCAATCTAATATTACCCGATTTGACCAAGGACACATGTTGACCGCATTCTTCATCAGGTGTGAGATTAAACGCATACAGTGTGTAGCCCTGTAAGAATTCCTGTCTATTAATAGACAGAGCTTGGTTTTTCAAATGTCTTCCTGACGCGAGGGCTAACTGGAAGAACTCTCGCACTGCCGAGCCGGATTGGAAATCAGGTTGATGTGGTTTAGATGGAAATTGTTGTCCGTCTAAATAGACGGCTAGAAACTCCAAATCATAATGTTTAAATGCAAATGGGTTCCTATTATAAGCACCCGTAAAAGCCTGGTTTTCCACCATACACAAAATGATCGACTTTGGTAACGttcctaaaaataaattttcatgATTAGAGACGCGTGTCCCAACAGGTATTGAAAAAATTTTTACACACACTCTATCAATAGGGTATTTAGCGGTTGTCGACAACAAGGCCTGTGCATGACCCAGCCTTACACCCGGTGACACAGACACTTTTTTAACAAATAATGATGCTGAGAGAATATTGACTTTGTATGCTAACGCATCATTCCGCATTAGGCAAAATTCATCCTTACAGCGTGTCATTCGAATTTTTATATCAACACCATTAAGCATCAATTTCTCCTGAAAAAATATGTCGCTATGAATAGGGGTCAACAGTTCCACTACATTGCTACCATCTGTAAATGCTGCCCTCGTTGTCAAGCCTAGGTTGTTCCCTGCAGGGTTTGTTTCGTCCATATGCCCCGCCGTGTCCTGATAAAATAGCCCCGCAGAAAAAACAGTTTCTAGGGTATCTTTCCCATAGTTGGCGAGACATTCTATTATGCTACGGTATGGGTATGTACTTGAACTCTGCGATATCAGCCTGTCGCCTAGTGACACATCGACCTGTGAAAATATTGTAGCACCTGGATAGTTTATCAACCCCACAGCTGCACCATCATCGATGTCGGTTCCATCAGGTCTTGTGATTTTAAGACGCAGGTACAAGAGTGTGTTATTTAGATCCGTATAATCTTCACCATGTCCAGCTATGAAAAACTCCAATGGAGCTGTGTCGGATATTGCTGACAACGGCGGGATTTCGACATAGGTACTTTTCTCTATAGCTGTTTGTGTTAAAGGTACTGTAAACAAATCCAGTTCTGATTTAATACACTCTTCAGACATACGATGAAGTAGAGCCATGATTAGAATATGGTATTCAAAGTCTTTCTGCTGAATGGGACCCGCTTCTGTTTACCCTTTCTCTTCCTTTTTGACACTATGTGTTTTTTTGTCGTACGCTTGGTTTTCTTAGCAGGACAGCCACGCCTCTTACCAGGTGGTCGTTTTACAGATTTCCGAGCCATCACCAACATGCCCGAACCATCTTGATTGTGATTGTGCTCCATCACACGCGACAGACCATTGCTGACTACATCACTCACAATGTTTTTAGCggctgtttttagatgtggtttGGCTATACTAAATCCTCTCTTGAACAACGGTATAGCCATTCTGAATAAATTTCAAAAAATCCCTCCAAAACCGGCTCCATACATTGCCGGACTACCTGTATAGCCAGGCATGAGGCCTCCGGCCTGATTTTGATAGTAAGAAATGTAACGTTCTGGGTCCATAGCTTGTCTGTTGAAAGTATCCATTTTCAAAAcctaattgtttgttttacaggtCTAAAATGTAGCTTTACAACCACTTTCCCGTAGCAAAAATGTACGTGTTGGTTCTGGTCAGTTTTCACTTCTATGGCGATATCGTTTATCTGTAAGATATCTTACAATATCTTACAGATATCCGAAGATATCTGTAAGATCTGGGGTCTAGTAAGACCCCAGATGTAAAACCTAAAATGATGGCTAGTTTACCATAAAATTTCAGCCCTATATCATACCGTGTCTTAATAAAAACCTTGTGTCTTATTTGGTCATAACCAAGAACTATCGAATGTTCTGCTATATGAATGTTAATCTCGTCAACCAGTGTTTGTATATTGTTATAATACCCCGTGGGtatcattatttttgttgttttacccaattttttgtcatttacaCTAAATGTGGCATCTGTCTCGCAAAATGTCTTCCATGTTCGTGGGTACTGAAACTCTAACACACCTACTTTCCAGTCACCTTTTAAATCGAGGGGCTTAGTTAGTTTTGTTCTATAATTAGAAATTTGGTTGTCCGGGTACACAGACCTAGACGAGTTGCACGGCAAAGTGACACAAAAACTGTTGTCATCCATGTTGTCCAAGcatgtaaatgatttattttgcgTAGTTACACATCTTTTAAGGCCTTTCTATGGCCACTACATCATTTTCAGAAACCCAACTGTTAAATTTTGATGGCCATCCTAACCATTTCACTAATACCATTGTTTTTTTaccctgtttctttttttctaaaatTTTTTCAACTTTAAACGCTTTATCCCTAGACATGTGGATTTTTTGCAACTCTTCTTCATAGAAACTACCTTGTATAATATCACCGTCATAATCTTCCAATCTATATACGGACGGATGTCGTTGAATACATTCTGATATGGTGAAATACTCCTGTGTATAGTTCTCTTCATAGCCCTTTGTAAATGGACCCCTGACTTTAGAAATACGCACGACATCACCAACCTTGTACCTCAAGGCGGTTTTCTTGGCTAGTTTGTTTTGTTCAACATACAATGTTTCAAACACAatagattcattttcttttgTCACTTCGACAGGCTTCATTTTGATACTACGGTGGTAACTATTGTTGTAACCATGCAATATATCTTGTAAAACATCAATGTACCTTTTGGAATTTATAGCCGTTAGATATCGCCACATACGACTTTTTAATGTTCTGTTAAAACGTTCTATGACGCTGGCTTTTAGCTCGCTACCTGTGGCAAAatgtgtaattttgttttttgctactaatttttcaaaatgtttgttgAAAAACTCTTTACCCCTGTCAGTCTGAGGAACTTTTGAGGAACTCTATCTTCTTCTTCTAGTATAGACGCAAATGCCTTTGAGACTTCCAAACCTGACTTATTTTTTAACAAACGGGTCCATGCGTATTTGCTAAATACGTCAATACACGTCAACATATATTTATAATCATCATTTTCCCTAGAATATGCACACATATCAACAAGATCGGCTTGGAATTGAGAGTCAATTCCGTATACTATAACCCTGTTTCTTTTGTAATTATGTCGTATGGGTTTGTGAAGTGTGTACGCATCCTCACCAGCTAGCCAATCTGAAACCTGTTGATCAGACAGACACACGCCTGTATTCTCTAAAACACCCCGTTTCAAACGATTTTTACCGCCTAATGAACCTGAATTAGCCGGTGTGtaataaacagtttttaaaagaTTTGCCATGTTGATAGATGACATTGCAGAAAATAATGACCCCCAGATTTGTTTGGTTGACTGTTTTATTCAAAAATCACAATGTATCAATGAAATCTAGaaattttacacacacatctacatttCTCGCTACTAGATGTTCAACAAGTGTTTCAACCACTTTACAAACATTAATCGACTTCATTGTTGAAAGTTTTATCACACAAATGTCTAATATGTATGCGCATAGACAAAGCACATGACTGATTTTCACTGTATTGTCACTCGTAGACATAAGAGACAGAATTTTACTAACAGTCACATGGGCAGCATCGTTAGAATCTATACATAACTGTGTCAAATAACACCAATCATCTGACGTCGatttaacaatatttaattGGTTCTTGAAATTTTGTAAACGTTTAGCATCAACAACATACATGCTATTAAACAATCTAAAATCATCCACACTATCgacaatacatttatacaacaaaCTTCTCAAATCATTGCTTACTCGATGTTTTAACAAGTGGTCTGCCAACCCCTGGAAGCCACAAACATTCCCCATAGCGACTTAAACAGTGCTACAAGTCTTTGAACCAGTTTTCCAGCCGTCAACTGCGTCGGCTACAAACTGTTCGGATGTGTGATCAACCAGCTTTTCTCTTATTTCCTCTAGCTTTTCCACAATGTATGGCTCGCACTGTAATTCACAGACAACTGTTTCGGCACAACCTTGAATTTTTAGAAGTGGTAAACGTATTCCAACACTCTTTAGAAGTTCTGCTATGACGTGTTTTAACCCCGGTGTATACAGAGTCTCTGTTATATCTTTATagtatttttcaaaaaagaaaatatccgGCTCAAACAGACACGAATGTCGACGTTGACTGGGGTGATTCACTTCACAACCGAGACATGAATCCTTCAGTTTGTTGTCTATTATGTGTTGTAGGATTACAACAACAGCGGACTTTATTAGTTTTAACGCGGTACTGCATACTTGTCCGTCCACATCATCAATTGGCTCAGATACAGCTTTCACTTCTAGAGCATCAACTATTGTTTCACTATCTTCATTACCAGCTGGTAACTTCCGATGTCTAGATGCAGGCCCCTCCAATGGATCTGGTGAAAAAGCTGACGAAGATAGGTAGGTCATATTCATTTTTCCAAGATGGGCTCCAAATTGATCCAATGAACAGTCGTCCGACAAGTTGTTGAACACCGCTGATTCACCATAGCTGTAGTTCACGGCTCCACGGCACATATCGATCGGAGCGTATTCAAGGCCCGACATTTGATATTTTCCACACAACTCAACCCCAGGGGTGTCGGGATGGTCCGCTGGAAGAAAATCCTCAAACATTTCGTCCTGTGTGTTGACACCGTCTTGATGTTCTATTCTGTGAATGTGGttgatgtttcttttaacaggCGAATCGGGTAGGCTGTGATACTCATTGCCCAACCCACAAACGTCATAAACCCTAGAATCAAATAGGTTAATTTTAACATCCTTAAAGCATTCACTACACCTACTACTACAACATGCTTTGACGCATCTCTTCTTTCTTGGAGCAAAAACCAAATTGGTTTCACGAGCATTAGAACTAACAGTTGGTGTAgacattttaaagctttttgtcTTAGAAAACCTAGTGTGTgattgcttaaacaatatatacagacatCGAGGTGGGTGGGAGAGGTGGCTGGGATGGGAGAGGTGAGATGAGATGGGAGTGGTAGGTGGGATGGGAGAGGCGGGACGGGTGGGCGTTCCATACTATGTCAGTCAacataacctgtcaatcaaactagcCTGATGCTCACAGAGGGGGTCATAAATCAAGggtcataaatcatattttgaCAGGTAGTGCATGATACTTACTACTACTGTGCCCAAAGCGATTCtatgagcttttctgactctgaaaatgcattgtgcaatgttactaacaacaaatcattttaattttacataatcactacaacactacaaactgtcaaagcctttttttttttagcttgtctgattaagaacatgtaaattttaatgtcacaatcaacagtGTAACAGGAACGCAAAAAAGCACTGAACTACAGAATTGTGctgaaagtgtttttttaagcttgtcagacgcttaatatgcattgtgcaatgtcactttGACCAAAGTAATCGGAATGTATTAAAACAGCAAAACTTTGCTTAAAACGTGAACAAAACGTAAACAAAAAAATAGGAATGTTACAATATATTACAACACAACAGTAATGTGCTTTAAGCGAGTCTATGAGCTTTCCTGACGTTTACAATGCATTGTGcatgttactaacaaaaaaataatttaaattatacaTAACCACTACAACACTGCAAATCGTGGTTTTAGCTCTTATTTAGCTTGTCTGATTATGAACATGTATATTTTAacgtcacaatcaacaaagtaaaagaaacaTCAAATTAAAAGGAACGTATGAAAGCACTAATTCACTAGAGAACGTGCTTGTCTGATTCGGACAATaggcttgtctgatgcttgtttgatcaaaaagaaatgtcaatgtataaaaacacttaaacactacagaactgtgtttaaagcgctttttgAACCTTTTAAAAAGCTTCTTCGAGAATATCTTATACTAAAAAACTACAAATCACTACAGAGCTGTGCTTGAATTCCtcttttgagcttgtttgacgctaaaaatgcattttgtaaaatcactgtaaacaaaaagataggaatgtgcaaaaatattacaaCACAACAGTACTTTGCTTACAGCGATTCCAtgagcttgcctgacgcttCCAATACATTGTGTAATCTTACTAAAAACAATTCCTTTTAATTTTACCTAACCACTACAAACGTGGTTAAAATCCTTTTCATGAGCTTGTCTgattgttgttttaccccgagggcattctgatggaaacctgtttacccgccgaggttaaggattaaagtcgagactgccgggacaacgatgctgctcctgtcagatgtgacgggtctggagtaattgcaacgacaagaaatcactacagactttattgaagactagagcggataacaactctattattatttaaatgtttatttatctatttattaccagttatgacttttagatcatttaattctgtgtttgtatgatttgtgtaaatcgtgtatttatttaaagtatcctccaggccacccaagaaggatgggccctgctgagtctggttcctctcaaggtttcttcctgtaattttcagggagtttttccttgccacagtcgccctcggcttgctcaacaggggtttttgtatctgttggtcctggattttgtaaagttgctttgagacaatgtattttgtaaaaagcgctatataaataaagttgacttgacttgacttgattatGAACATGTAAACTTTAATCACAAGGTAATAGGAACGCCCAAAAGCACTGAAAAACTACAGAATTATGCTGAAATGgtttttaaagcttgtctgacgctgaataTGCAAAGGCACTTTGAACAAAGTTATCggaatgaattaaaaaagcTAAATTTAGCTTGAAACGTAAACAAAacgttaaaaaaaatatataaatgttacAATGTATTACAACACAACAGTAATGTGCTTAAAGAGAGTCTATGACCTTTCCTGACGTTTACATAGCATTGTGCATGTTACcaacaaaaaatcatttaaatttttcAGTAATAGGAACGTTCAAAAGCACTAAATCACTAGAGAACTTGTTAGTCTGATGCGGACAATAaggttgtctgatgctgaaaaggaGTTTAGAAATGAAATTATAAACTAAGAAACAAGAACGTACGtacaacagtaaaacattaagCACGAAGACACAACAGAGCTGTGCTTAAAGGGTTTATTCGAGAATGTCTTATGTCTAATTTTGTAATGtccattttaaaaagacatgctAATGTTCAatatgaatgtacaaaaacac
Protein-coding regions in this window:
- the LOC134300792 gene encoding uncharacterized protein F54H12.2-like, translated to MALLHRMSEECIKSELDLFTVPLTQTAIEKSTYVEIPPLSAISDTAPLEFFIAGHGEDYTDLNNTLLYLRLKITRPDGTDIDDGAAVGLINYPGATIFSQVDVSLGDRLISQSSSTYPYRSIIECLANYGKDTLETVFSAGLFYQDTAGHMDETNPAGNNLGLTTRAAFTDGSNVVELLTPIHSDIFFQEKLMLNGVDIKIRMTRCKDEFCLMRNDALAYKVNILSASLFVKKVSVSPGVRLGHAQALLSTTAKYPIDRVCVKIFSIPVGTRVSNHENLFLGTLPKSIILCMVENQAFTGAYNRNPFAFKHYDLEFLAVYLDGQQFPSKPHQPDFQSGSAVREFFQLALASGRHLKNQALSINRQEFLQGYTLYAFNLTPDEECGQHVSLVKSGNIRLEARFRQPLPHTVNLIVYAVFDSIIEVSNRRQVLVDFY